The region CGTGCCGAGCAAGGACGCTCCCCCGACCACGCAGGACGTCGAGGCGACCGTCTGCCACGTGGCCGACCAGCCGCTCACCGTCGGTCACCGGGTGCTGCTCAAGCACGGCACCCGCACGGTGAAGGCGATCGTCAAGGACATCCCGTCCCGGCTGACACTGGACGACCTGTCGCTGCACCCGCACCCGGGTCAGCTGGTCGCCAACGACATCGGCCGCGTCAAGATCCGTGCCGCCGAACCGCTTCCGCTCGACTCGTACGCCGACTCCCGGCGCACCGGCGCGTTCATCCTCATCGACCCGGCGGACGGCACCACGCTGACCGCGGGCATGGTCGGCGAGTCGTTCGCCGCACCGCAGCCGGTCAAGGACGAGAGCGACGACGACGGGTGGGACTTCTGACATGACGTCCACCGACTTCTACTCCACGTTCGCCAAGGAGGGCGGCCGCGTCGGCAGCGGCGCCCTCGGCAGCGGGCAGGGCGGAGTGGCGCGATGTGCGGAATGACGTACGCGCACTGCCTGCGCGCCCCGTCCCCCCACCCGACGTCCCGGATGCGACGACGAAGACCTGCCGACCTCCCGGCCACGACCTGAAAACGTGACCGCCGGGCCAACGAGAGGAACCCCTCCCGTGCCTGCCATCCGCTCGAACCTTGTACGCCGTGGCATAGCCGCCGCCGTCGCACTCCCCCTGCTCGCGCTCGCCGCCTGCAGCTACGGCTCCGAGTCGAAGAGCGACTCCTCCTCCAAGGAGAAGGTCGCCGCCGGATCCACGAAGATCGACGGCCTCGACACCGTGAAGATCGGCTACTTCGGCAACCTCACCCACGCGACCGCGCTGGTCGGCCGCCAGGAAGGCCTCTTCCAGAAGGCGCTGGGCGGCACGAAGGCGGAGTACTCCATCTTCAACGCGGGCCCCTCCGAGATCGAGGCCCTGAACTCGGGCTCGATCGACATCGGCTGGATCGGCCCCTCGCCGGCGATCAACGGCTTCACCAAGTCCCAGGGCAAGAGCCTGCGCATCATCGGCGGTTCGGCGTCCGGCGGCGTGAAGCTCGTGGTCAACCCGAAGAAGATCAAGTCCCTGAAGGACGTCAAGGGCAAGAAGATCGCGACCCCGCAGCTCGGCAACACCCAGGACGTGGCGTTCCTCAACTGGATCGCGGACCAGGGCTGGAAGGTCGACGCGCAGAGCGGCAAGGGCGACGTCTCGGTCGTCCGCACGGACAACAAGATCACCCCGGACGCCTACAAGTCCGGCTCCATCGACGGCGCCTGGGTGCCGGAGCCGACCGCGTCCAAGCTGGTCGCCGAGGGCGGCAAGGTCCTGCTCGACGAGGCCTCGCTGTGGCCCGACAAGAAGTTCGTGATCACGAACATCATCGTGTCGCAGAAGTTCCTCAAGGAGCACCCGAAGGTCGTCGAGGCCGTGCTGAAGGGCTCGGTCGACACCAACAAGTGGATCAACGCCAACCCCGACCAGGCGAAGGCCGCGGCCAACGCCCAGCTGAAGGTCGACTCCGGCAAGGAGCTCCCGGCGAACGTGCTCGACCCGGCCTGGAAGTCCATCCAGATCACCAATGACCCGCTGGCCGCCACGCTCAACACCGAGGCGGAGCACGCGGTCAAGGCGGGCCTGCTGGAGAAGCCGGACCTGAACGGGATCTACGACCTCACGCTCCTGAACAAGGTCCTGGGGGCCGCGGGCGAGAGCACGGTCGCCGACGCCGGTCTCGGCGTCAAGTAAGGACCCACACCGATGAGTTCCCAGGAGGTGACGACCATGGCCACGACCCTCGCCAAGGCCGCCGACGGCGCCGAAGTGGTGGAGCAAGCCGCCCGGATCGAGCATGTCTCGAAGTCCTTCGCCGGACCGGCAGGGCAGCAGCTCGTCCTCGACGACATCACCCTCGATGTCGCGCCGGGCGAGTTCGTCACCCTCCTGGGGGCCTCGGGGTGTGGGAAGTCGACGCTGCTCAACCTGGTCGCGGGCCTCGACGCCCCGACCGCGGGCAGCATCACGACCAACGGGCGCCCGGCCCTGATGTTCCAGGAGCACGCCCTCTTCCCGTGGCTGACCGCGGGCAAGAACATCGAACTCGCCCTGCGGCTGCGCGGCGTCGCGAAGTCCGAGCGCCGCGACCGGGCGGAGGAGCTGCTCGAACTCGTCCGGCTGAAGGGCGCGTACGGGAAGCGGGTGCACGAGCTGTCCGGCGGTATGCGCCAGCGCGTCGCGATGGCCCGCGCGCTCGCCCAGGACAGCCAGATCCTGCTGATGGACGAGCCGTTCGCGGCACTGGACGCCATCACGCGCGACGTCCTGCACGACGAACTGACCCGGATCTGGCGCGAGACCCAGCTGTCCGTCCTCTTCGTCACCCACAACGTACGTGAGGCGGTGCGGCTGGCCGAGCGGGTCGTCCTGCTGTCCTCCCGCCCCGGCCGGGTGGCCCACGAGTGGCGGGTCGACATCCCGCAGCCGCGTCGTATCGAGGACGCGGCCGTGGCGGAGCTGTCCGTCGAGATCACCGAACAACTGCGTGGGGAGATCCGCCGCCATGGCCAGCACTGAGACGAAGGCCGACGCGGCCGACCAGCCCGTCAAGGACAGCCCCGGCAGCGACATGGCGGGCCTGGAAGCGGGCCTCGACGCCCTGGAGACGACCGGCCACACGGGCAGGCCGACGTTCCGCCAGACCTTCGTCGAGAAGATACTGCCGCCGCTCGTCGCCATCGCGCTGGTGCTGGTGGTGTGGCAGGCGCTGATCTCGTTCAAGGTCGTCACCGACCCGAGCAAGCTGCCCTCCCCGTCCGACGTCTGGGGCGAGGTCAAGAACGCCTGGCTGCAGGGCACGCTGCTCGGCTACATCTGGACGAGTGTCTCGCGCGGTCTGCTCGGGTTCCTCTTCGCCCTGGCGATCGGCACCCCGCTGGGTCTGCTGGTGGCCCGCGTGAAGTTCGTCCGCGCCGCGATCGGCCCGATCCTCTCCGGCCTCCAGTCGCTGCCCTCCGTGGCCTGGGTGCCGCCGGCCGTCATCTGGCTGGGCCTGAACAACTCGATGATGTTCGCGGTGATCCTGCTCGGCGCCGTCCCCTCCATCGCCAACGGCCTGGTGTCGGGCGTGGACCAGGTGCCGCCGCTGTTCCTGCGGGCCGGCCGCACGATGGGCGCGACGGGCCTGCGCGGGACCTGGCACATCGTGATGCCGGCCGCGCTGCCCGGCTATCTCGCCGGCCTGAAGCAGGGCTGGGCGTTCTCCTGGCGCTCCCTGATGGCGGCGGAGATCATCGCCTCCTCCCCCGACCTGGGCATCGGCCTCGGTCAGCTGCTGGAGAACGGCCGCACCGCCAGTTCCATGTCGATGGTCTTCCTCGCCATCTTCCTCATCCTGTTCGTCGGTATCGCCATCGACCTGCTGATCTTCAGCCCGCTTGAGCGGTGGGTGCTGCGCAGCCGCGGTCTTCTGGTGAAGAGCTGAGCCAAGCCATGACGAGTCAGCCGGTCCTCCTGGTCATCGCCCACGGCAGCCGCGATCCGCGTCATGCCGCGACGGTGCACGCCCTCGTGCGGCGTGTGCGGGCCCGGCGTCCGGGCCTGCGCGTGGAGACCGGCTTCCTCGACTTCAACATCCCCTCGGTGCAGGGGGTGCTGGAGTCCCTGGCGGCGGAGGGCGTACGCGATGTGATCGCCCTCCCCCTCCTGCTCACCCGTGCCTTCCATGCGAAGGCGGACATCCCGGCGGTCCTGCGGGAGGCCCCGGCGCGCCTGCACATCCAGCAGGCGGAGGTGCTCGGCCCCTCCCCCCTGCTGACGGCGGCGCTCGAACGCCGGCTGTACGAGGCGGGGCTGACCCCCGCCGACAAGTCCTCGACGGGGGTCGTGCTGGCCTCCGCGGGGTCCACCGACCCGGAGGCGATCGCGGTGATCGCAGAAATCGCGCGGGAGTGGCGGCACACCGGTTGGTGCGCCGTGCGGCCCGCGTTCGCCTCCGCATCCCTTCCGCGCACCGAGGACGCGGTGCGCGAACTGCGCGCCCTCGGCTGCGAACGTGTCGCCGTCGCCCCCTACGTCCTCGCCCCCGGCTTCCTCCCGGACCGCATCGCCCGAGGCGCCGCCGAGGCGGACGTACTGGCCGACGTACTGGGCCCGGCACCGGAGGTGGCACGGGTCCTGCTCGAGCGTTACGACGAGGCACGCGTCCCGGTGCTGGCGGCGCTCGGCGCCTGAACTCTCACGCCTTGGTGGTGGCCG is a window of Streptomyces mirabilis DNA encoding:
- a CDS encoding aliphatic sulfonate ABC transporter substrate-binding protein — encoded protein: MPAIRSNLVRRGIAAAVALPLLALAACSYGSESKSDSSSKEKVAAGSTKIDGLDTVKIGYFGNLTHATALVGRQEGLFQKALGGTKAEYSIFNAGPSEIEALNSGSIDIGWIGPSPAINGFTKSQGKSLRIIGGSASGGVKLVVNPKKIKSLKDVKGKKIATPQLGNTQDVAFLNWIADQGWKVDAQSGKGDVSVVRTDNKITPDAYKSGSIDGAWVPEPTASKLVAEGGKVLLDEASLWPDKKFVITNIIVSQKFLKEHPKVVEAVLKGSVDTNKWINANPDQAKAAANAQLKVDSGKELPANVLDPAWKSIQITNDPLAATLNTEAEHAVKAGLLEKPDLNGIYDLTLLNKVLGAAGESTVADAGLGVK
- a CDS encoding ABC transporter ATP-binding protein; its protein translation is MATTLAKAADGAEVVEQAARIEHVSKSFAGPAGQQLVLDDITLDVAPGEFVTLLGASGCGKSTLLNLVAGLDAPTAGSITTNGRPALMFQEHALFPWLTAGKNIELALRLRGVAKSERRDRAEELLELVRLKGAYGKRVHELSGGMRQRVAMARALAQDSQILLMDEPFAALDAITRDVLHDELTRIWRETQLSVLFVTHNVREAVRLAERVVLLSSRPGRVAHEWRVDIPQPRRIEDAAVAELSVEITEQLRGEIRRHGQH
- a CDS encoding ABC transporter permease — its product is MASTETKADAADQPVKDSPGSDMAGLEAGLDALETTGHTGRPTFRQTFVEKILPPLVAIALVLVVWQALISFKVVTDPSKLPSPSDVWGEVKNAWLQGTLLGYIWTSVSRGLLGFLFALAIGTPLGLLVARVKFVRAAIGPILSGLQSLPSVAWVPPAVIWLGLNNSMMFAVILLGAVPSIANGLVSGVDQVPPLFLRAGRTMGATGLRGTWHIVMPAALPGYLAGLKQGWAFSWRSLMAAEIIASSPDLGIGLGQLLENGRTASSMSMVFLAIFLILFVGIAIDLLIFSPLERWVLRSRGLLVKS
- a CDS encoding sirohydrochlorin chelatase — protein: MTSQPVLLVIAHGSRDPRHAATVHALVRRVRARRPGLRVETGFLDFNIPSVQGVLESLAAEGVRDVIALPLLLTRAFHAKADIPAVLREAPARLHIQQAEVLGPSPLLTAALERRLYEAGLTPADKSSTGVVLASAGSTDPEAIAVIAEIAREWRHTGWCAVRPAFASASLPRTEDAVRELRALGCERVAVAPYVLAPGFLPDRIARGAAEADVLADVLGPAPEVARVLLERYDEARVPVLAALGA